AGAGGACAGGACAAGCCCCCACTAATTAGGACGACATTTCTAATTCAGGACGAGGCAAGGACACAGCCCCTGTTAGAAATGTAGGGCCTGCCACCATCTCCTGCAACAAGTGGGAGACAAACACGCCTGCCCAGGGACCCAGGTGCAGGTAGCTGACTGGCAGGACTTTCTGTTATAGGCGGGAGACAGGAACCTTGTCACAAGCAGCACGCAGGCCAAGAATCTCCCTTTCCCCTGGGGCCAGGTTGAGGGTGGCACTCATCATAGGCTAAGTGTCAGGTCACCAGTGTTATGAGGAACCCTGGGTGGCATCTATCAGGCACAAGAGCGGGGCCTTGGCCCCACCCggagaaaaacataaatgtgtCACCGTCACCACCACCAGACCTACACTTAGTGaacaggttgggggaggggagcccacAGAGCATTGTTGGGGTTTGTGAGGTGGAAGCTGATGCTGCCTGCACCTCAgctgcagagggaagggggagacaggaaatgggtggggggaagaggaagCCTGAGTTGGAAAGTCAGACAAAGAGGGTAATAcagaaacaaaggctgaggagatacaatgtaaaaaaaaaaaaaaaaaaaaaaaaagaacccggTGACACAGAGCCTTGCACAgcccatctctgggcctcagcacaATGGTACTAATACCACGGGTGATAGCAAGGATAAGCAAGACACAGTTCAAGTTTGTGGAGTGTCTATTGTGCATTGTCTCACTTAAGACATCTCCAACTATTTGCGGAGTGAGAAGTAGCATTTCcagtttagagagaaagaaacagttgCAGGCTTAAGGGGCCCGCCTCCAGATCTGATAGAAAATGCATGATGGagctggcttttctttttttttttttttttttaaatttttttttttcaacgttttttatttatttttgggacagagagagacagagcatgaacgggggaggggcagagagagagggagacacagaatcggaaacaggctccaggctccgagccatcagcccagagcctgacgcggggctcaaactcacggaccgcgagatcgtgacctggctgaagtcggacgcttaaccgactgcgccacccaggcgcccctggagctggCTTTTCAACCCAGGTCCACCAGGTCCTGCATTCATCAGTTGCCCATTGACGGGTCACCTTCATGGGGGTGATTTAGGATTTGAAGTTCTTTTCCAGCTCTGATCTTGGTAAAATAGGGAGATAGAGCTGGAGctagggggagaggggggtgccTCTGTTCATCTCCACCTGGGCCTTCTCTCCTGCAGTGTAATCCCTGGTCCCAGCTACAGATGACACACAACGACCTTGGGCCTGAATAAATGACTGCAGAGACCTTGATGGGAAGCAGAGAGGGTCTTTATTGAAGAGCTTGGGGGTCGGCGagcctctccccttcctccaacTCCCTCTTCCCAAGCTAAGGCAGCAGGGGCCTTTATGCTCCCAGAAAGCTGAGTGATCTCCCAACCCTCCCAGCACGCTTTGCGAGGTGCTGGCACCTCTGGGAcacccctcctttccccttcccggGAGGTCTCAGGAGGTGCAGGTGTGGCTCAGCAGAGGGTGAAGCGTCGCGCGCTGATGTTCATGCGCGTGAGGCCGAGGTGCCGCAGCGGCGGGGCCAAGGCAAGGCCGGCCCCCGGCTCCAGCTCCAGGTCCAGCTCGGCCTCGTCCAGCAGCTCTTGGTGCAGGTGACAGGCTTGGTCCACCTTCAGCCGGTGCAGCTGGGCCCGCAGCCGAAGCAGCTGTCCTGCCAGCTGCCGGTCCTGAGCCTGCATCTCCCGCTGCGGCCGAGAGGGGGCGTGAGACTGCTGGCCTGGTCCTCAGCCACTTTCGTCATTCTTCCCTTCCTGTCAACACCCTGGGTTTTCGCACAGGCtgtggcctccccaccccctctcacccCAGCTTGATCCCTCCCCGTCTCTCAGATCTTGCTCTAAAACTAAGTTAAGGAGAGATTGTTAAACAAATACAGGTGCCTGGGGCCCCACCCCAGGGCAACTAAGCGGAATCTCCAATTTGGAGCCTGGACATCTTTCTGTTTGCACATATTGGGTTATGAGCCACCTATGTAATGCTCGCCTCCTCAGATTCTGCCTACGGTGTGGTCAATGCCTCCTTTTGTCCTTCACTGCATCTTTGAGGTATAGCAATTCCCAGAGTGGGGGAGGCCATACCTTCCCCACCTATAACTGGTGCCAGGGCTCTGTCCCCAGAGCCACAGGAGTAGTCGGTAGAAGACAGATTGGATGGAATCCTGCTTTGGCAAGGCTCCCTGGATAAAACATTGGACAAGTCCACTCATGGCTCCTCAGCCCCAGGACAAAGCAACAGGAGCAGGCAGTTGCTGGAGTTGAGGTCCATTCTcaacccctccccacacccattGTTCTTGGGTCCTAAGGATGACTGGCCCTTAGGCCCTCTGCAAGACCGCCCACCCCACCTGACTCACCAGCTCCTGTCTGAGCCAATCTAGGGCAGAGTCCATTGAGTCGAAGCCGCAGAGGGTCCCAGGGCCCCCCATTGCGGGTCTGGGTTGGGTCCTGTGCCAGGCCTGGCTCTGCACCCGGGCTGTCCACTCCAGATATGAAGGCCGTCGTGTCTGCAGCTGTAGCTTGGCCGTCAGTGCCTTCACGGAGTCCAGGCTCTCTCCCTCCTCatcctcttcattttcttcacctaCTGCCTGGAATTTCAGTGGCCCCAGGGACATGG
The sequence above is drawn from the Neofelis nebulosa isolate mNeoNeb1 chromosome 2, mNeoNeb1.pri, whole genome shotgun sequence genome and encodes:
- the FAM167B gene encoding protein FAM167B codes for the protein MSLGPLKFQAVGEENEEDEEGESLDSVKALTAKLQLQTRRPSYLEWTARVQSQAWHRTQPRPAMGGPGTLCGFDSMDSALDWLRQELREMQAQDRQLAGQLLRLRAQLHRLKVDQACHLHQELLDEAELDLELEPGAGLALAPPLRHLGLTRMNISARRFTLC